A segment of the Leptotrichia sp. oral taxon 215 str. W9775 genome:
CTTTTGAAAATTCTCCTGCAAGTTTAGCCGCATAGAGAAGAGTATCTTCGTCAACTTCCTTCTGTTCCCTTATGATAAGGACATGACTTCCTGGAATATCCTTTACATGCAGCCATATATCTCTTGAAGTACCTCTATTGAAGGTTATTTCTTCATTTTCCTTATTATTTCTTCCAACAAATATTTTGAAGCCGTTATACTCAAAAGAAAGTAGCTCCCTCTTTTTTGCCTTATTAAGTTTAATTTTCTTTTTACCACTGAATTTCAGCTCATTTTCTATTTCTTCAATACCGACAAAGTCAGTTTCCTTTTCAATAAAAAGTTTTACCTCTTCAAAATATTTTATTTCATTTTTTATATTCAGAAGTCTTGCATTAAGGGCAGTTTCAGTTCTTTTTCCTTTATTATATCTATTATAGTAAAAATTCAGATTGTCATTTGGAGATAGTAACGGATCAAGGGAAATAGTGATATCACAGTTATTGTAAAAATCAAAAACTGTTATTTTATCCATACCGTGCTTAAGTAAATGCATATTTGCAGCTAATATATCTCCTGTATTTTTGTAATTTTCATAATTTCCGTTCTTTTTTAAATCAATATCTATATTTTTAAGTATTTTTTCAAATTTCTTTATTTGAGTATCCACATATTTTACAAGTTCTTTTTTCTTTTCGTTAATTACATTAGATGTAATTGTTGTTCTGAAATATTCGTTTAATCCTTCGTTTAATGTTGAAAATTCCTTTGTTTCAGTAACTTTATCCTCATATTCGGAAAAATAATTGTAGGTAAGTATTTTTTGTAATTTTCCCCTAATTTCAGCTTCATGAAGAAGTGAAACATAATTTGTAATATATTTTTTATAAATTTCATAACTGTTATAACATTGTGTGGCAAAAACTTTTCCTATTCCTTCAACTTTCCGGATAAAATCCTGTGGAGATTCAAATGGGAAATTATCTTCATCCAAATATAAAGGAGAGATTTTTTTCTCCTCAAATGGAAGAGTGTATCTTGCCCCAGTCATTATAACTCTATTTCCTTCATCTATGGAAGAAAAATAGAGGGCTGAAATAATTTTTTCATCATCTGAGGATGTCAGAAATATGTTACTTGCCTTTCCCATTAGCTCCATAGTAAGAGTAAACTTTTCAACATCTCCAAACTGATTAAGCTTTTCAAAATCAAAATATACAATCCTGTCAAAACCTTCCTGTCTAATATTTATAAGAATAGAATTAAGAAGATGCTTTTTCAGGGAAAGAAGAAATTTTGACTGAAAATCTGTATTCAAATCCTTTTCTTCCTTTAAATAAAAAATTGTGGAGTTATCCTT
Coding sequences within it:
- a CDS encoding NFACT family protein, giving the protein MIYIDGIGLSFLIKEIKEKIVNYRLTKIYQYDRSSLSFFFGKNNLLFQVKDNSTIFYLKEEKDLNTDFQSKFLLSLKKHLLNSILINIRQEGFDRIVYFDFEKLNQFGDVEKFTLTMELMGKASNIFLTSSDDEKIISALYFSSIDEGNRVIMTGARYTLPFEEKKISPLYLDEDNFPFESPQDFIRKVEGIGKVFATQCYNSYEIYKKYITNYVSLLHEAEIRGKLQKILTYNYFSEYEDKVTETKEFSTLNEGLNEYFRTTITSNVINEKKKELVKYVDTQIKKFEKILKNIDIDLKKNGNYENYKNTGDILAANMHLLKHGMDKITVFDFYNNCDITISLDPLLSPNDNLNFYYNRYNKGKRTETALNARLLNIKNEIKYFEEVKLFIEKETDFVGIEEIENELKFSGKKKIKLNKAKKRELLSFEYNGFKIFVGRNNKENEEITFNRGTSRDIWLHVKDIPGSHVLIIREQKEVDEDTLLYAAKLAGEFSKANKGDKVTVDYCEKKFVKKIKNSKPGNVTYTNFKALTITV